The following are encoded in a window of Armatimonas rosea genomic DNA:
- a CDS encoding OsmC family protein: MIEIAARYEGKTKCQLTHPEGMVLQTDTPKELGGDAAAFSPTDLVASGLVTCILTTIALWGERRQLDLVGMSATVVKEMSTTANRIGRLAVTVTVPAALVPEGLRPRLEAIGHRCPVHASLHPEIEAPIIYQYV, encoded by the coding sequence ATGATTGAGATTGCGGCACGCTACGAAGGCAAGACCAAGTGCCAGCTGACGCACCCCGAGGGGATGGTGCTACAAACCGACACTCCCAAGGAGCTAGGCGGGGATGCCGCGGCGTTCTCCCCAACCGACCTGGTGGCATCGGGGCTCGTCACCTGTATTCTCACGACGATAGCGCTCTGGGGGGAGCGTCGCCAGCTAGACTTGGTCGGGATGAGCGCTACGGTGGTGAAAGAGATGAGCACGACAGCAAACCGTATTGGTCGTCTCGCCGTGACAGTCACTGTGCCTGCCGCGCTTGTGCCAGAGGGGCTTCGTCCACGACTGGAGGCAATCGGCCACCGCTGCCCGGTGCATGCGAGCCTACACCCAGAAATAGAAGCGCCCATAATCTATCAATACGTATAA
- a CDS encoding sensor domain-containing diguanylate cyclase/phosphohydrolase has protein sequence MDAPYQASLDALPTELCLLDRRGEIIFVNAAWRRFAIESGAELTGVCEGANYLTVWRHAGPEQATFLARLESLLAGEVTTFALEYPCHSPDQEKWFLAQFTRLPEQASGEVYILVTHENITELKLAEQKRTTAEDEIRFVVHHARCMLWSGTVEELGNGELWWKIHFQDEAAALQFLPVEVDPEKGFVWSLYLARVEEDRARSDQYGTQKVRAGESYSQEFRCRLKDGRQVWLKDDVMVQVVREGFWNVVGVITDISPQKQAESDFEQLMMGAHCLLWHAIVKDLGPGLGLDWNLTVSNEAAAMAFLPVAQARGQSYTDAWMASRLEEEWEPLHRNAAEAIRSGHGYSQEFRCRQADGQLVWLKEDVQVEPLAPGHWRVIGVCTEITERKHQEEALLAGENYLRLALEGGQLGSWHADVSQGRFLKVSEYLKSLFGVTIDEVFTWDYFLSTILLEDRGRVFMAITDALTSGESQGVEFRVTLPDGTQRWLAARGQAIANSTGQVTEIIGVTRDITEHKRIEQERAEALHEAQERADRDPLTGLYNHRAFHKRLEEECARANREGHSVAVVMLDVDNFKFFNDVYGHTTGDHVLGQVAKRLQESCRPYDTISRFGGDEFALILPGCEGTPLPEIEARLKAGLKFTFQPEGSQSAIPITSSLGAALYPKGRNSWHEMVHLADERLIRAKTGGASEQEATRTRVHMSQLVEGFSMLDALVTAVDNKDRYTKRHSEDVMAYSLQIARALGASEALQQTIAAAALLHDVGKIGVPDAILRKPGKLTEEEFDTIKLHPTMGAAIVGAVVGLEDTLDAVRHHHERWDGKGYPQGMRERETPWIARLMAVADAYSAMTTDRPYRKGMPPERALAILREGAGTQWDPEMVEAFLSGQRASNPPKG, from the coding sequence ATGGATGCACCCTACCAAGCGAGCCTAGATGCCTTGCCCACCGAGCTCTGTCTCCTAGATCGGCGCGGCGAGATTATCTTTGTCAATGCCGCTTGGCGTCGGTTCGCGATCGAGAGCGGTGCGGAGCTCACGGGGGTCTGCGAGGGCGCAAACTACCTCACGGTGTGGCGGCATGCCGGGCCAGAGCAGGCCACGTTCTTGGCGAGGCTAGAGAGCCTCTTGGCGGGAGAGGTGACGACCTTTGCCCTTGAGTATCCGTGTCACTCTCCAGACCAAGAGAAGTGGTTTCTGGCCCAGTTCACACGGCTCCCGGAGCAGGCATCGGGGGAGGTCTATATACTGGTTACCCATGAGAACATCACGGAGCTGAAACTCGCGGAGCAAAAGCGCACCACAGCGGAAGACGAGATTCGCTTCGTGGTGCATCATGCACGCTGCATGCTCTGGTCGGGGACCGTGGAGGAGCTTGGCAACGGCGAGCTCTGGTGGAAGATTCACTTTCAAGATGAGGCGGCGGCCTTGCAGTTTCTCCCGGTGGAGGTGGACCCGGAGAAGGGCTTTGTCTGGTCTCTCTACCTGGCACGTGTCGAGGAAGACCGGGCACGGTCGGATCAGTACGGGACACAGAAAGTGCGGGCGGGAGAGAGCTACTCGCAGGAGTTTCGCTGCCGATTAAAAGACGGTCGTCAGGTCTGGCTCAAAGACGATGTGATGGTGCAGGTAGTACGTGAGGGCTTCTGGAATGTCGTAGGGGTCATAACCGATATCTCTCCCCAGAAACAGGCCGAGAGTGACTTTGAGCAGCTCATGATGGGGGCACACTGCCTCCTCTGGCATGCCATTGTAAAAGACCTTGGCCCCGGGCTTGGCTTGGACTGGAACCTGACTGTCTCCAATGAAGCGGCCGCGATGGCATTTCTGCCGGTTGCCCAGGCGCGTGGCCAGTCCTACACCGATGCCTGGATGGCAAGTCGGCTGGAAGAGGAGTGGGAGCCTCTGCACCGGAACGCCGCTGAGGCGATTCGTAGCGGACACGGCTATAGCCAGGAGTTTCGTTGCCGGCAGGCGGATGGGCAGCTTGTCTGGCTCAAGGAAGATGTCCAGGTCGAGCCTCTCGCCCCGGGGCACTGGCGGGTGATCGGGGTATGTACCGAGATCACGGAGCGGAAACACCAGGAGGAGGCGCTTCTGGCGGGAGAAAACTACCTGCGCCTCGCGCTTGAAGGAGGACAGCTCGGGTCCTGGCATGCCGATGTGTCCCAAGGGAGGTTCCTCAAGGTCTCAGAGTACCTAAAGAGCCTCTTTGGGGTTACAATCGACGAAGTATTCACCTGGGATTACTTCTTGTCTACGATCCTGTTGGAGGACCGGGGGCGGGTCTTTATGGCGATTACCGATGCGCTCACGAGCGGGGAGAGCCAGGGGGTGGAGTTTCGGGTGACGCTCCCCGATGGGACACAGCGCTGGCTGGCAGCCCGCGGGCAAGCGATTGCCAACTCCACCGGACAAGTGACCGAGATCATCGGAGTTACCCGAGATATCACCGAGCACAAGCGGATCGAACAGGAGCGCGCCGAGGCACTTCATGAGGCACAAGAGCGCGCAGATCGAGACCCGCTGACAGGCCTCTACAACCACCGGGCTTTTCACAAGCGCCTCGAAGAAGAGTGTGCACGGGCAAATCGCGAAGGGCATAGCGTCGCAGTGGTGATGCTGGATGTCGATAACTTCAAGTTCTTCAACGATGTCTACGGGCACACCACCGGGGACCATGTCCTCGGGCAGGTGGCAAAGCGCCTCCAGGAGTCCTGTCGGCCCTACGACACGATCTCTCGCTTCGGCGGCGATGAGTTTGCCTTGATCCTACCCGGGTGTGAGGGCACACCCCTCCCCGAGATCGAGGCACGGCTCAAGGCGGGGCTCAAGTTTACCTTCCAGCCAGAGGGCTCACAGAGTGCCATCCCTATCACGAGCTCCCTCGGGGCAGCGCTATACCCAAAGGGGCGAAATAGCTGGCACGAGATGGTGCACCTCGCCGATGAGCGCCTGATCCGTGCCAAGACGGGAGGCGCTTCGGAGCAGGAGGCGACCCGCACCCGTGTCCACATGAGCCAGCTGGTAGAGGGGTTCTCGATGCTAGATGCGCTGGTGACCGCGGTGGACAACAAAGACCGCTACACCAAGCGCCACTCCGAGGACGTGATGGCCTATAGCCTCCAGATCGCCCGCGCACTGGGGGCATCCGAGGCGCTTCAGCAGACCATCGCGGCGGCGGCTCTGCTCCACGATGTGGGCAAGATCGGGGTGCCCGATGCGATCCTGCGCAAGCCCGGCAAGCTCACCGAGGAAGAGTTCGACACGATCAAGCTCCACCCGACCATGGGAGCCGCGATTGTCGGTGCCGTGGTCGGGCTTGAAGACACGCTCGATGCGGTGCGCCACCACCACGAGCGCTGGGACGGTAAGGGCTACCCGCAGGGAATGCGCGAGCGAGAGACCCCCTGGATCGCGCGCCTGATGGCGGTGGCGGATGCGTACTCCGCAATGACAACCGACCGACCCTACCGCAAGGGAATGCCACCCGAGCGTGCGCTGGCGATCTTGAGGGAGGGCGCAGGGACGCAGTGGGACCCGGAGATGGTCGAGGCGTTTCTGAGTGGCCAGCGGGCCTCGAATCCGCCGAAGGGCTGA
- a CDS encoding universal stress protein: MKIVLGVDSRTPEANAPVVSLLKRLAFADSEVEVVHVVAPPVFPGGELLPVLSGLIASQYENTEWPDASAATAHVAETLGSLYPVTETVVTGNPAETLLRTAERAGARLLALNASHDPAWKTVFIGSVARAAALGAQESVLLARPDALENRPLHAVFATDHSPYADQCATLLGELLPQGIAELTVLTAFPIATLREQLTHRGEAGIAEGAQLEHTLRTRNADTIARLDAAFGDAAPVMQSRVVDKPISEAIAEAMAETNADLLILGAHGHSVVERLVAGSVSLHHALSSPYSVLLLRPAGSAGA; the protein is encoded by the coding sequence ATGAAGATCGTTCTGGGTGTGGATAGTCGGACACCGGAGGCCAATGCCCCGGTGGTCTCGCTCCTGAAGCGGCTGGCCTTTGCTGACAGCGAGGTAGAGGTGGTGCACGTGGTCGCGCCGCCGGTCTTTCCCGGCGGGGAGCTGCTCCCCGTGCTCTCGGGGCTGATCGCGTCGCAGTATGAGAACACCGAGTGGCCCGATGCCAGCGCGGCGACCGCCCATGTCGCGGAGACCCTGGGGAGCCTCTATCCGGTCACCGAGACCGTGGTGACCGGCAATCCTGCCGAGACACTCTTGCGTACGGCGGAGCGTGCGGGGGCGCGGCTCCTTGCTCTCAATGCCTCGCACGACCCGGCCTGGAAAACCGTCTTTATCGGCAGTGTGGCCCGCGCCGCGGCTCTGGGAGCACAAGAGAGTGTCCTGCTCGCCCGCCCCGATGCCCTGGAGAACCGGCCTCTTCACGCGGTCTTTGCCACGGATCACTCGCCCTACGCCGACCAGTGTGCGACGCTTCTCGGGGAGCTCCTGCCCCAGGGGATCGCGGAGCTCACCGTGCTGACCGCCTTCCCCATCGCCACCCTGCGTGAGCAGCTTACCCACCGGGGCGAGGCGGGGATCGCCGAGGGAGCCCAGCTCGAGCACACGCTCCGCACCCGCAACGCCGACACGATCGCCCGCTTGGACGCCGCCTTCGGGGACGCCGCTCCGGTGATGCAGTCTCGTGTGGTGGACAAACCCATCTCCGAAGCCATCGCGGAGGCCATGGCAGAGACCAACGCGGACCTGCTGATCCTGGGAGCCCATGGCCATAGTGTCGTCGAGCGCCTGGTCGCCGGCAGTGTCTCCTTGCACCACGCGCTTAGCTCGCCCTACTCCGTGCTCCTCCTGCGCCCGGCGGGCTCTGCCGGGGCCTGA
- a CDS encoding SUMF1/EgtB/PvdO family nonheme iron enzyme gives MMTSTFTRRKISVQAALLLLCGATLTLDGCGGGRSSSPTPSPSPTASPSPSATPSPSPNASPTPSPGATPSPSPTPTPTPTPTPTPTPAPTPTPTPTPTPTPTPTPSRVTIDFVNVGDAGNAADPNAFGKGAVAYEYRVGKFEVTNAQYVIFLNNVAASDPNGLFNTSMGTDPRGGITRTGTDPRGGITRTGTAGSFTYSVRQNMGDKPVNFVSFFDAARMSNWLTNGQGSGSTESGVYTLSGNTLTAITRDPANPNQVFLLTYDEFNKAAFHQPASQGGDSDNFWKYATRSNSAPTVAAATATGGVANPSATTVNYSQGADWNGQNGNLTSVGACQSTSFYGAFDMNGNVREWLQETPAFGQGFKGTMGGEFASITSPGRGMEPDFIVYQVPTSESDDLGFRFASFSPSTRNVRGSRRL, from the coding sequence ATGATGACGTCAACCTTTACCCGCCGCAAGATCTCGGTTCAAGCAGCCCTTCTTCTGCTCTGCGGGGCAACTTTGACACTGGATGGTTGCGGCGGCGGCAGGTCGTCTAGTCCGACACCGTCGCCTAGCCCCACTGCTTCTCCCTCGCCCAGTGCAACGCCCTCACCCAGCCCCAATGCTTCTCCGACTCCCTCACCCGGCGCAACGCCCTCACCCAGCCCCACTCCTACTCCGACCCCAACCCCTACTCCTACCCCAACACCCGCTCCTACCCCAACCCCGACCCCGACACCAACCCCTACTCCAACCCCTACTCCCAGCCGGGTCACCATTGATTTTGTCAATGTCGGCGACGCTGGCAACGCGGCCGACCCGAACGCCTTTGGCAAGGGCGCGGTCGCGTACGAGTACCGCGTCGGCAAGTTTGAGGTCACCAACGCGCAGTACGTCATATTCCTCAACAATGTCGCTGCGAGCGACCCCAACGGCCTCTTCAACACCAGCATGGGCACCGACCCTCGCGGCGGCATCACCCGCACGGGCACCGACCCTCGCGGCGGCATCACCCGCACGGGCACCGCAGGCTCGTTCACGTACTCGGTGAGGCAGAACATGGGCGACAAGCCCGTGAACTTCGTGAGCTTCTTCGATGCAGCCCGAATGAGCAACTGGCTGACCAATGGGCAGGGCTCTGGCAGCACGGAGAGCGGCGTGTACACCTTGAGCGGAAACACCCTCACCGCAATCACACGCGACCCTGCGAATCCCAATCAGGTCTTCCTTCTCACGTATGACGAGTTTAACAAGGCCGCCTTCCACCAACCCGCCAGTCAGGGTGGCGACTCCGACAACTTCTGGAAGTATGCAACGCGGAGCAACAGCGCACCGACGGTTGCGGCAGCAACCGCGACGGGCGGCGTCGCCAACCCGAGTGCAACGACCGTCAACTATAGTCAGGGTGCCGACTGGAACGGGCAGAACGGCAATCTAACGAGCGTCGGTGCATGTCAGAGCACCAGCTTCTACGGTGCATTCGACATGAACGGCAACGTGCGTGAGTGGCTCCAGGAAACACCCGCGTTCGGTCAGGGTTTTAAGGGCACGATGGGCGGCGAGTTCGCTTCGATCACGAGCCCGGGAAGAGGAATGGAACCCGATTTCATCGTTTACCAAGTGCCCACGAGCGAGTCTGACGATCTAGGGTTTCGTTTCGCGAGCTTCAGTCCTTCAACTCGAAATGTGCGCGGAAGCCGCAGGCTTTAG
- a CDS encoding serine hydrolase yields the protein MKRYFLASLFALTLPALASAQTPSEFAALEKQVEAARVKYKIPGLSLGVLRDGKLVYTHGFGLRDVAKKLPATPETLYCIGSSTKAFTATAVLMAVDAGKVKLSERPVTYLPYFKLRDPETNAKLTVSDLLCHSSGLPRTDFLMLAGEGTLSRKELIQAVGAAKPTAKLGEKFQYQNLMFAAAGEVAATAFGMPYEKVIEQKIFAPLGMTRSTLSVAKALADKDHATGYDPASQKPLPWRDITATAPAGAINSSVVDMAKWVEALLSEAKPLLSPESYAAMTQKHISMSPTVDYGYGWFLDKWKGASVVEHGGNIDGFNAEVAFVPEKKWGLVMLSNVSQSPMAREIQELVWRSLSGEKPQEEKPAAEPSKPATPPTVPSKDEAGSYTSTTPSVTFKVGFEKDHLVLTVPGQPPYAMQHVTGRVYRLTPPLPETFKATFDEKGLTWEQPGVKLVLARVKENTYVAPLTVDALLEKMLTAAGGRAAWSKHKSRVDTVAVDFENQGMQAAGEAYAAQGRQAQRLSILAVGKKIGTLSAGYDGKGPWISASFLPPQEIPPSERARAEADLSLGLLEPRKLFATIELTGTEKVGGEECYVLLKTTKSGERLTEYVSTKSFLILRRDTEGPELYSDFRPSGGVIVPHKTVQKNPSMGDIAITIKSTRWDVPIDPKVFNKPK from the coding sequence ATGAAACGCTACTTTCTTGCCTCGCTGTTTGCGCTCACGCTCCCCGCGCTTGCCTCCGCCCAGACCCCCTCCGAGTTTGCCGCTCTGGAGAAACAGGTGGAGGCAGCGCGGGTGAAGTATAAGATTCCCGGGCTCTCGCTGGGGGTGCTGAGGGACGGCAAGCTGGTCTACACACACGGCTTTGGGCTGCGCGATGTGGCCAAAAAGCTCCCCGCCACCCCCGAGACCCTCTACTGTATCGGCTCGTCCACCAAGGCATTTACCGCCACCGCGGTGCTCATGGCCGTGGATGCGGGCAAGGTCAAGCTCAGCGAGCGCCCCGTGACCTACCTGCCCTACTTCAAGCTCCGCGACCCCGAGACCAACGCCAAGCTCACGGTCTCCGACCTGCTCTGCCACAGCTCGGGCCTGCCGCGCACCGACTTTTTGATGCTGGCGGGCGAGGGAACCCTCAGCCGCAAAGAGCTCATCCAGGCGGTGGGAGCCGCCAAGCCCACGGCGAAGCTGGGGGAGAAGTTCCAGTACCAGAACCTCATGTTCGCCGCCGCCGGTGAGGTCGCGGCCACGGCGTTTGGGATGCCCTACGAGAAAGTGATCGAGCAGAAGATCTTCGCGCCGCTCGGGATGACCCGAAGCACGCTCTCGGTCGCCAAGGCCCTCGCCGATAAGGACCACGCCACGGGCTACGACCCCGCCTCGCAGAAGCCACTCCCCTGGCGCGATATCACCGCCACCGCTCCCGCCGGCGCGATCAACTCGTCGGTGGTGGACATGGCCAAGTGGGTAGAGGCGCTCCTAAGCGAGGCCAAGCCGCTCCTGAGCCCGGAGAGCTACGCAGCCATGACCCAGAAGCATATCTCCATGAGCCCGACGGTGGACTACGGCTACGGCTGGTTCCTGGACAAGTGGAAGGGGGCGTCTGTGGTTGAGCACGGTGGCAATATCGATGGTTTCAACGCCGAGGTCGCCTTTGTCCCCGAGAAAAAATGGGGCTTGGTGATGCTCAGCAATGTCAGCCAGAGCCCCATGGCACGCGAGATCCAAGAGCTGGTCTGGCGGAGCTTGAGTGGGGAGAAGCCTCAGGAGGAGAAGCCCGCAGCCGAGCCCAGCAAGCCCGCGACCCCGCCCACCGTGCCCAGCAAGGACGAAGCCGGGAGCTACACGAGCACGACTCCCTCTGTTACCTTCAAGGTTGGCTTTGAGAAAGACCACCTGGTGCTCACGGTGCCCGGTCAGCCGCCCTACGCCATGCAACACGTGACGGGCCGTGTCTACCGCCTCACGCCGCCGCTGCCCGAGACATTCAAGGCGACGTTCGATGAGAAGGGACTGACCTGGGAGCAGCCCGGGGTGAAGCTGGTGCTGGCACGGGTGAAAGAGAACACCTATGTCGCGCCACTCACGGTAGATGCTCTGCTGGAGAAGATGCTCACGGCGGCGGGCGGACGAGCGGCGTGGAGCAAGCACAAGAGCCGTGTGGACACGGTGGCCGTGGACTTTGAGAACCAGGGGATGCAGGCGGCCGGCGAGGCCTACGCCGCTCAGGGGCGCCAGGCGCAGCGGCTTAGTATTCTGGCGGTGGGCAAGAAGATTGGGACCTTGTCCGCAGGCTACGATGGCAAGGGCCCGTGGATCAGTGCGAGCTTTCTTCCGCCGCAGGAGATTCCGCCCAGTGAGCGCGCCCGCGCCGAGGCCGATCTCTCGCTTGGGCTACTGGAGCCGCGCAAGCTCTTTGCGACAATCGAGCTTACCGGCACCGAGAAGGTGGGCGGTGAGGAGTGCTATGTTCTCCTAAAGACCACCAAGTCTGGCGAGCGCCTGACCGAGTATGTCTCCACCAAGAGCTTCCTCATCCTACGCCGCGACACCGAAGGCCCCGAGCTCTACTCGGACTTTCGGCCCAGTGGTGGGGTGATCGTCCCCCACAAGACCGTTCAGAAGAACCCCTCCATGGGCGATATCGCCATCACCATAAAGAGCACCCGCTGGGATGTCCCTATCGACCCGAAGGTCTTCAACAAGCCCAAGTAG
- a CDS encoding S1/P1 nuclease — protein sequence MKLSLSLLCLAALTLPAAAWNKPGHMTTAAVAYHDLKSDTALIGKLVAILREHPDYATQWKPQVDEGAAAGVPEAEVLLMLAARWPDDSDDGHSGQKGEWHYINTPLVFDGSPTKPAKPNNLVTSFAERVQELRTAPESAEGKVQRAIALCWILHQIGDSHQPLHAVSLFSQRFQGNAGDLGGNIFYVRFSEGGATQKLHFIWDEAITTSYNLRQLNNLALTLRADNPRASFSTLREQKPETWIAESATLAKSVVYLNGALQSGPNKNNGIVLPAGYSQERGRVGKQRGTLAGYRMADWLRANVK from the coding sequence ATGAAGCTCTCTCTTAGCCTGCTCTGCCTGGCTGCTCTTACCCTCCCCGCCGCCGCCTGGAACAAGCCCGGTCACATGACCACGGCCGCGGTCGCCTACCACGATCTCAAGTCCGACACGGCGCTGATCGGCAAGCTCGTGGCGATCCTGCGCGAGCACCCGGACTACGCCACCCAGTGGAAGCCGCAAGTAGACGAAGGCGCGGCGGCGGGGGTCCCCGAGGCGGAGGTGCTCCTGATGCTGGCGGCGCGCTGGCCCGACGACTCCGACGATGGCCATTCCGGGCAGAAGGGCGAGTGGCACTACATCAACACGCCGCTGGTCTTCGATGGCAGCCCCACCAAGCCGGCCAAGCCCAACAACCTGGTGACCTCGTTCGCCGAGCGGGTGCAGGAGCTCAGGACCGCCCCGGAGAGCGCAGAGGGTAAGGTTCAGCGGGCAATCGCGCTGTGCTGGATTCTCCACCAGATCGGCGACTCGCATCAGCCCCTGCACGCGGTCTCCCTCTTTAGCCAGCGCTTCCAGGGCAACGCCGGCGACCTGGGCGGCAATATCTTCTATGTCCGCTTCTCCGAGGGCGGCGCGACCCAGAAGCTCCACTTTATCTGGGACGAGGCCATCACCACCAGCTACAACCTGCGCCAGCTCAACAACCTCGCCCTGACACTCCGCGCCGACAACCCGCGCGCCAGCTTCTCCACCCTGCGTGAGCAAAAGCCCGAGACCTGGATCGCCGAGAGCGCCACGCTCGCCAAGAGCGTGGTCTATCTCAATGGCGCGCTCCAGAGCGGACCCAATAAAAACAACGGTATCGTCCTCCCGGCCGGCTACTCCCAGGAGCGTGGCCGGGTGGGCAAGCAGCGCGGAACCCTCGCCGGCTACCGCATGGCCGACTGGCTCCGCGCCAACGTGAAGTAG
- a CDS encoding SIR2 family protein, which translates to MTDNAILLTQGDLTQLGCEALVLPMDRQGLESRFRGRLHRAVTEIPGFRDDYRHAYQAFLAHKNQEWLEIGDTFWVPLRRTEPPYGIVCVAAAGGHSHAQHAALAAAAAIRCAAPKLESRRTAKKPTLTIALPALLLGGGGGRWDEHKVAEAQLEAARSALQDFPGVDAVFVLYTPNDYRLFSDARQRIGAAPTLPDTLTAAIPELATAITADESALFVGAGVSEGAGLPGYKAVIAAMARELGITAVGDDQESALEIAQWYRNHHGVAHSARVQQLLLRLLDRPELLPSLSHYLLLGLPIRHILTTNYDDLLERTLTHLRRFPVTVAQARDIPQTGGRGVYTVKLHGDLAHGDWSGDYDDVVLSRDDYDDFFDRRPLMASLLEGLLLNRTFLFVGYSLRDPNFRLIFNKLDRQLREARRPAYVLTFDEPSEHQRTYWERKNVRLLSVASGTPERTLWLFLDQLAAQVQGTQRLTLSPDRAEPTRAAQPLLQALLQVGEQLRNLDIESLTPDEARVAAAALATLAEEGWRSPTYLPLPKLWQRLAARATPADRPRLLQQALRYTESKELAEVILTELKESPS; encoded by the coding sequence GTGACGGACAACGCGATCTTACTCACCCAGGGCGACCTCACCCAGCTGGGCTGCGAGGCGCTGGTGCTTCCGATGGACCGCCAGGGGCTAGAGAGCCGGTTTCGCGGGCGCCTCCACCGGGCCGTGACCGAGATTCCGGGATTTCGCGACGACTACCGCCATGCCTACCAGGCGTTTCTAGCCCATAAAAACCAAGAGTGGCTCGAGATTGGTGACACCTTCTGGGTGCCACTGCGCCGCACCGAGCCACCCTATGGAATTGTCTGTGTGGCCGCGGCGGGCGGGCACTCCCACGCACAGCACGCCGCCCTCGCGGCGGCGGCGGCGATCCGCTGCGCTGCGCCCAAGCTCGAGTCGCGCCGCACGGCCAAGAAGCCGACCCTGACTATCGCGCTCCCTGCGCTCTTGCTAGGCGGTGGGGGAGGGCGCTGGGACGAGCACAAGGTCGCGGAGGCGCAGCTGGAGGCGGCGCGGAGTGCCCTGCAGGACTTCCCCGGAGTCGATGCCGTCTTCGTGCTCTACACCCCCAACGACTACCGGCTCTTTAGCGATGCCCGCCAGCGTATCGGGGCAGCTCCCACGCTGCCGGACACGCTCACCGCCGCCATCCCCGAGCTCGCCACAGCGATCACCGCCGATGAGAGCGCGCTCTTTGTGGGAGCGGGAGTCTCTGAGGGCGCGGGGCTCCCGGGCTACAAGGCGGTTATCGCCGCGATGGCAAGAGAGCTGGGGATCACCGCGGTGGGCGACGATCAAGAGAGTGCCTTGGAGATCGCGCAGTGGTACCGGAACCACCACGGCGTGGCGCACTCCGCGCGGGTTCAGCAGCTCCTCCTGCGCCTGCTGGACCGCCCCGAGCTTCTGCCGTCGCTGAGCCACTACCTCCTGCTGGGCCTGCCGATTCGCCATATTCTCACCACAAACTACGACGACCTCTTGGAGCGCACCCTGACCCACCTGCGCCGCTTTCCGGTCACCGTGGCCCAGGCACGCGATATCCCGCAGACCGGGGGGCGGGGGGTCTACACGGTCAAGCTCCACGGCGACCTGGCCCACGGCGACTGGAGCGGGGACTACGACGATGTGGTGCTCAGCCGGGACGACTACGACGATTTCTTCGACCGGCGTCCGCTCATGGCCTCGCTCCTGGAGGGGCTCTTGCTCAACCGGACCTTTCTGTTTGTGGGCTACAGCCTGCGCGATCCTAACTTCCGCCTGATCTTCAACAAGCTCGACCGCCAGCTCCGCGAGGCGCGCCGCCCCGCCTATGTCCTGACCTTTGACGAGCCCAGTGAGCACCAGCGCACCTACTGGGAGCGCAAGAATGTCCGCCTGCTCTCGGTGGCTTCGGGCACACCGGAGCGGACACTCTGGCTCTTTCTAGACCAGCTGGCGGCGCAGGTGCAGGGGACCCAGCGCCTGACGCTGAGCCCGGATAGGGCCGAGCCGACACGCGCGGCGCAGCCCTTGCTCCAGGCTCTCCTGCAGGTGGGCGAGCAGCTTCGGAACCTGGATATCGAGTCGCTCACCCCCGACGAAGCCCGGGTGGCGGCGGCGGCACTCGCCACGCTCGCGGAGGAAGGCTGGCGCTCCCCGACCTACCTACCCTTGCCCAAGCTCTGGCAGCGCCTCGCGGCCCGTGCGACTCCCGCGGATCGTCCCCGCCTGCTCCAGCAAGCCCTGCGCTACACCGAGAGCAAGGAGCTGGCCGAAGTAATCCTCACCGAGCTCAAAGAAAGCCCCTCCTAA
- a CDS encoding nucleotide pyrophosphohydrolase gives MTKPDLTDLTAQIVAFRDARDWAQFHNPKDLALSLSLEVGEVLEHMQWTNGDALTTRLTERREAVGEELADVLYYTLLLAHDLGVDLETAFAAKMARNAEKYPVEKARGSSKKYTEL, from the coding sequence ATGACCAAGCCCGACCTCACCGACCTGACGGCACAGATTGTCGCCTTCCGCGATGCCCGCGACTGGGCGCAGTTCCACAACCCCAAGGACCTGGCGCTCTCCCTCTCGCTGGAGGTGGGAGAGGTCCTAGAGCACATGCAGTGGACCAACGGTGATGCCCTCACCACCCGTCTCACCGAGCGCCGGGAGGCCGTCGGCGAGGAGCTCGCCGATGTACTCTACTACACGCTCCTGCTGGCCCACGACCTCGGAGTTGATTTGGAGACCGCATTTGCCGCGAAGATGGCACGCAATGCGGAGAAGTATCCGGTGGAGAAAGCGCGCGGGAGCTCGAAGAAGTACACGGAGCTGTGA
- the tnpA gene encoding IS200/IS605 family transposase — translation MKEDSRSQRRNMLVLALHLVWATHERRPLITDDIERVVYHAISAEATQLGCEVLAIGGIADHVHLVVTIPSTLSIAKLMNQIKGSSSSTIRNHVGPGRFFAWEPGYAAFSLSPEHVCAAKAYVLKQKEHHANHTTFDDEEI, via the coding sequence GTGAAAGAAGACTCTCGGTCCCAGCGCCGTAATATGCTGGTTCTCGCTCTCCATCTCGTCTGGGCCACGCATGAGCGTCGCCCTCTGATCACCGACGATATCGAGCGTGTGGTCTACCATGCGATCTCTGCCGAAGCGACTCAGCTCGGCTGTGAAGTTCTCGCCATCGGTGGGATTGCAGACCATGTGCACCTCGTCGTGACAATCCCCAGCACGCTAAGCATTGCCAAGCTCATGAACCAGATCAAGGGGAGCTCCTCCTCGACCATCCGCAACCACGTTGGCCCTGGTCGGTTCTTCGCATGGGAGCCGGGCTATGCCGCGTTCTCCCTAAGCCCAGAGCATGTCTGTGCGGCAAAGGCCTATGTTCTCAAACAGAAAGAACACCACGCCAACCACACCACGTTCGACGACGAAGAAATCTAA